The Anoplopoma fimbria isolate UVic2021 breed Golden Eagle Sablefish chromosome 9, Afim_UVic_2022, whole genome shotgun sequence genome contains the following window.
TGTATAACCTTTTTATATGAGTTGGCATTGGAGCAAGACTTTGGTGATTAGACTCCAACAATGTGAGGCATCCATTGAGTGAAAGCCCGTTGAGGTTCAATGACTCCTGTGTTATGTTGAATATGAAAGTACGTGAGATTAGCGACACACGATTACATTCATTAATTCGTGGACCATCAGGAAATAAATCAggaacagttaaaaaaatatatatttgagtcCATTTCtaagcaaaaatgtcaaaaaacggCAACTCCAGCAGCTCAAATGTGAAAATTTGCTGTTTTcttatttgtcatattttaaatTTACTGACTATTTGAGAGTTTTGGGACTGTTAGTCAAACAAATATAACCTATTTGAAGAAGTCTTATTGGGTAAGGTAAAATGGGCAATTTCCCAATTTTAGGCCgttttattgacaaaacaatGATCAAAAGCATAATCcataataaagataattgtTAGATGCAGGCCTACACTTTCCTGTGACCTAATCTCATATCGTCCACTAATTTCATTCTTGCTTCCTCTGTACTGTAACGTTCTTCACCAGTAAGGAAAAGGAGCGAAGGTTTTGTGTCCCCGACTTCCCAGAGCCATCAGATGTCTACTGGCAGTATATTGACCTCCTGACCTTCATATTGCTTTACATGCTGCCACTCCTCATCATCTCCGCCTCCTACACCACAGTAGCCTGCCGGTTGTGGCGCCACAACACCATCGGTGACACCACAACAGCTCAGCACGCCACCCAGAGAAGAAAGCGGCGGCGCACGTTGGCCATGTTGCTGCTGGTGGTCGGGGTGTTTGCCGTCTGCTGGTTCCCACTCAACTGCTATGTGGTGCTGCTGTCCAGCCAGGCCATCCACTCCTCCAACGCCCTGTACTTCTGCTTTCACTGGCTGGCTATGAGCTCCACCTGCTACAACCCTTTCATCTACTGCTGTCTGAATCCCGCCTTCCGCGAGGAGCTGAGGCTCCTCTTCGACATGTGCAGGAGGAAACGGAGGGCGGTGGTCGGGTTGGAGCCAGAGCTCCGCCCCATAGCTGCTCCTTGTCACAGGACTGCCTGGCCAGACAACCACGAGTCCTCTACGCCGAGGCATGTGTTGTCACACATGGGCCAAGCCTCCTCAAAGCAGAGCCAAGCCTCCTCCAGTCAATCCAACACCCTTAAAGATACACATGTGCTCTTCACGGCCAGACAGGTCCTCACAGGGAAAATTGACATCCTCTCAGTGGAGCCCATCGTGGCCGTGAGCTGACTGGAAAACAACTGCCACAATGGAATGGGATTATGGTGTCTGAGATCCCTAATCCTATTGTATGATTTCATCATGTTCCAATAGGGACAGGAAATCTGAAAATCTCAGAGCAGGCTGGCCGTGCCTACAGGATGTTAATGTCAGTGATGGCTTTAAATTAAAGAATCTGTCAGGTTGTTTTTCCCTCAGACAATTCGACCACACAATTATTCCCCTGTGGTTTTAAAGAATGTAATCTCTTTCCACAATGCTTTTCACTCAATTTAAGCCTCTGCCCTTAAATAATTAACAGCAATTACCATGTCACAATTGGAATGCACAATGTTCCTAAGACAATTTAGTTTGCCTAGTTGTTCAAATTTCCCTTATTTCCTGTGCACTTTAATGACTTCTCCTCCTTGATGGCTTGTTGGCTAGCTTTCATTTTGGCCAGTTGAggttaaaagtacatttttgatCTTGAAAAGAGCAGCTGACAAGCTGTCAAgtaaatgtttcttattattctgcttaatggaaaaaaaatgttaggcCTTGATAGTGATATTCTGATGTAACTGTCAGGTCTCTCTGTGTCATTTCTTTCAGCAGCCTTCACTGAAGCGATAGCAACAAGGTACATTCATCCCCCAAAATCTCTCTGACACTGTGAGAAATGAATGTATCACTTTGTGACATTGCGACAAGACAACTGCTCATAAAGAATTTGCCTTCACAACTTTGTTCTGCCTAGGACCGAATCTCAGtgcacatacaaacattttgagaataaaaTCATGTTCACATTGATCCACAGGTCACTTCCAATCCATCCTGGTGctcaaactgtttttatgtttctctttgatTTACAGCTACCCACATTGACATTTAGCAGGTTTATAGAGTACGAATTGGGAAAGAAAATAcacccaaataaaataaaattaaaataatcatgcAGTCTACGCGAGTCATCTTCCTCATTGTAAGTTCTTGTATTTGCtttaaaagcacttttacaCTTTGACTTTAGAAACTATGGACAATTTTTGTTCGTAAGTCCAGACAGCCAATTTGGAGCTTTACATATCAAAGACAAACCTGCAGCAAAATTCTTTATTGAGTTTGTGTCTGCTGCAACAAATCATATCTACAAACCACCAGATGATGAGTTAATATGATCACTTTAACTTTGGTTCACACTGTAAAAAGTTTGCTAAAAAGAAAGCTTGCAGGTGCATTACACTGTGCAGGTTGAGGTGGAACATCAGATAACACACACAATTCATTAAACATTGCTTACgtggagtttgtttttgttcatatttataaaatatgaacaaaggCAGAATACAACTAAGCATACAAATAACCTAATGAACTGTACTTTACTGTTGCATATTACACTTTTCACCTTTTTCATGTGTTCCTAGATCTGAGTCAGGTTGACACCTTTTGTATATTGTGTAAGTGGTTAGCTAAATCTGCCAACGAAAGGAAGCAAAGTGGAAGTGTTTAACGCAGATGGTCATCTTggtatgtttctttttctgctgaCTGTTACAGTCTAATTTTCAAAACCATGGAGAAACTGAATtggtaaaaacatattttccttttGAAAGACAGGTACTGTTCTATCACATCACATTACGGATTTGAGAAAACATAAAGTCCAACAAAATTTTGATGGTTTTCAACAAAGGCGGAACATCTGGAGTAAAAGGGAACTGCAGCATCCAGCttacaaaataaatgctaaatttTGTTTACAAACATCATATCAGTGGTGTCTTTATACACATTCAGCGCATTCTTTGTAGCTGAACAACATTTAATAGAAATTTGCGTTAATCAAACCTTAAACATCACAGATTTTTTGCTACTATGTCATTGTCTCATGGCAATCAGTGAAAGTATTTatgtaattataatttaatgaGGAAACAATCCTGCCTTACACTTAAACATTCATGCAGCATAAAGCCTGAATGGCAGTTAAagatatatcaaatat
Protein-coding sequences here:
- the gpr83 gene encoding G-protein coupled receptor 83 yields the protein MRAVCVWLCAVLWMGTLAAAGHRLNDSSLLGEGMFSYTGHLLNASGQLDNRTSGFFLLDFDELMLEDWRSLASKTRSGVESQDGGVKALLVAAYSLIIVISLFGNTLVCHVVVKNTRTLSATSLFIMNLAVADIFITILNTPFTLVRFVNSTWVFGRTMCHISRFVQYCSLHVSTLTLTAIALDRRQVILHPLRPRMSPTQGGVWVAVIWIMASCFSLPHAIYQKLLTFTYSKEKERRFCVPDFPEPSDVYWQYIDLLTFILLYMLPLLIISASYTTVACRLWRHNTIGDTTTAQHATQRRKRRRTLAMLLLVVGVFAVCWFPLNCYVVLLSSQAIHSSNALYFCFHWLAMSSTCYNPFIYCCLNPAFREELRLLFDMCRRKRRAVVGLEPELRPIAAPCHRTAWPDNHESSTPRHVLSHMGQASSKQSQASSSQSNTLKDTHVLFTARQVLTGKIDILSVEPIVAVS